The genomic stretch TGCCGCCTGATTGACCGCCCGCTGCGCCCCCTCTTCCCCGAGGGTTTCCGCAACGAGGTGCAGGTCATCGCCACCGTGCTGAGCCATGACCTCGAGAACGATCCCGACATCGTGGCCCTGGTCGGCTGCTCGGCGGCGCTCACACTGTCCGGCATTCCGTTCTTCGGCCCGGTGGGCGCCGCGCGCGTGGGCTGGATCGATGGCGGCTATGTGCTCAATCCGACGGCCGCTCAGCGCAAGCTGTCCAAGCTCGATCTCGTCGTCGCCGGCACGGCCGAGGGCGTGCTGATGGTGGAATCCGAAGCGCAGGAGTTGTCGGAAGACATCATGCTGGGCGCCGTGAAATTCGGCCATGAGCAGTTCCAGGCCGTCATCCAGGGCATCATCGCCCTGGCCGAAGTGGCCGCGAAGGAGCCCTGGGATGTCGCGATCGAGGACCCCGCCAAGACGCCGCTGAAGGCCCGCATCGCCGAGCTTGGCACGGCCGCCATGGCCGAGGCCTACAAGATCACCGAGAAGCTGACGCGCCAGAAGGCCGTGGGTGCCGCCAAGAAGACCGTCATGGCCGCGCTGGAAGCCGAAGGCGCCGACCTCACGGCCGCCAAGGGCATGATGAAGGAGCTGGAAGCGGATGTCGTCCGCAACGCCATCCTCGACACCGGCCTGCGCATTGATGGGCGTGACACCAAGACCGTCCGCTCCATCCTGGCCGAAGTCGGCGTGCTGCCGCGCGCGCATGGTTCGGCGCTGTTCACCCGTGGCGAGACGCAGGCGCTCTGCGTCGCGACCCTCGGCACCGGCCAGGATGAGCAGATCATTGACGCTCTCGCGGGCGAATACCGCGAGAACTTCATGCTGCACTACAACTTCCCTCCCTACTCGGTGAACGAGACGGGCCGCATGGGTTCGCCCGGTCGTCGTGAAGTGGGCCATGGCAAGCTTGCCTGGCGCGCGATCCACCCGGTGCTGCCGGAGAAGGACAAGTTCCCGTACACCATGCGCGTCGTCTCCGAGATCACGGAGAGCAACGGCTCCTCCTCGATGGCGACCGTCTGCGGCACCTCGCTTGCGCTGATGGATAGCGGCTGCCCGCTGATCCGCCCGGTGGCCGGCATTGCCATGGGCCTGATCAAGGAGGATCGCGGCTTCGCGGTGCTCAGCGACATCCTGGGCGACGAGGATCACCTCGGCGACATGGATTTCAAGGTGGCCGGGACGGAGGCGGGCATCACGGCCCTCCAGATGGACATCAAGATCACCTCCATCACCTTCGACATCATGCGCACCGCGCTGGATCAGGCCAAGGATGGCCGCTTCCACATCCTGGGCGAGATGGCCAAGGCCATCACCGGCGCCCGCGGCGAGATGGCGGCGACCGCGCCGCGCATCACCGTGATCCAGGTGCCGAAGGACAAGATCCGTGACGTGATCGGCACGGGCGGCAAGGTGATCCGCGAGATCGTCGAGCAGACCGGCACCAAGATCGACATCGAGGATGACGGCACCATCAAGATCGCCTCCAGCAATCCGGAAGCGACCCAGGCCGCCATTGACCGCATCAAGGGCATCACGGCCGAGGCCGAGATCGGCGCCATCTACAATGGCAAGGTCGTGAAGACCGCCGAATTCGGCGCCTTCGTGAACTTCCTGGGCGCCAAGGATGGCCTGGTGCACATCAGCGAACTCGCCAATGAGCGCGTGAACCGCACCAGCGACATCGTCAAGGAAGGCGATGCCGTGAAGGTCAAGGTCATCGGCTTCGATGATCGCGGCAAGGTGAAGCTCTCCATGCGCGTGGTGGACCAGGCGACGGGTGCGGACATCACCGAACAGGTGGGCGAGCGCCGTCCCAGCCCGCGCGGCGAAGGCGGCGAGGGTGGCGAGGAGCGTCCGCGCCGTGAAGGCCGCGGGGACCGTGGCCCCCGCCGGAGCTACAACGACTGAATCTGCATTCCGCAGGTGACTTGAACGGAGAAACCGTCCGGTGCTTTCTTGCGCCGGGCGGTTTCGCCATAATGTAATATCCTGAAATCTGGCACGGCAGGGACGGCACAGTGAAGGCGATCAACAGCATCCGCATGGGCGGCGTGGACGTGCTTCCGCTCGTTGAGGGCGGCAAGGGCGTTGCGGTGAGCAATGGGCTGACCGCGGGCGCCTGGGCGGCTGCTGGCGGCGTGGGCACCTTCTCGGCCGTGAACGCCGACAGCTATGACGCCGAGGGCCGCACCATTCGGCAAATCTATGCCGGCAAGACGCGGCGTGACCGGCATGAGGAACTCGTCGCCTATGGTATCGCGGGCGGCATCGCGCAGGCGCGCGAAGCCCGTGACGTGGGCGGCAAGGATGCCCGTATCCATGCCAATATCCTCTGGGAAATGGGCGGCGCCGAGCGGGTGATCCGCGGCGTGCTCGAAGGTGCCAAGGGCCTGGTGAACGGCGTGACCTGCGGTGCCGGCATGCCCTACCGCCTGGCCGAGATCGCCAAGGATTTCGGCGTCCATTACTATCCCATCGTCTCCTCCGCCCGGGCCTTCAGCGCGCTGTGGAAGCGCAGCTATGGCAAGGTGAGCGAGTGGCTGGGTGGCGTCGTCTATGAGGATCCCTGGCTGGCGGGTGGCCATAACGGCCTCTCCAACAGCGAGGACCCGAAAAAGCCCGAAGCCCCCTATGAGCGCGTGCGCAAGCTGCGCGAGCAGATGCGCGCCTTCGGCCTGGACGCCACCCCCATCATCATGGCCGGCGGCGTCTGGTGGCTGGAGGAATGGTCCGACTGGATCGACAACCCCGAGCTCGGGCCCATCGCCTTCCAATTCGGCACGCGCCCGCTGCTGACGCAGGAAAGCCCCATCAGCGATGCCTGGAAGCAGCGCCTGATCCACCTGCAATCGGGCGATGTCCTGCTGCAGCCCTTCTCGCCCACCGGCTTCTACTCCTCGGCCGTGCGCAATGACTTCCTGCGCGACCTGGAGGCCCGCAACGAGCGGCAGGTCGCCTATACGACCGAGCCCGTGGGCGAGCACACGGCCGAATTCGGCGTGGGCCCCCGCAAGCGCCTGGTCTGGCTGACGCCGGGTGACCGCGCCCGGGCCGAGGCCTGGACGGCGGCCGGCTATACCGAGGCGATGCGCACGCCCGATACGACGCTGATCTTCGTCACTCCCGCCAATGCGCAGGAGATCCTGGCCGATCAGGTGGCCTGCATGGGCTGCCTCAGCCATTGCCGCTTCAGCAACTGGACGCAGATCGAGCCCGACTACAGCACCGGCAAGAAGGCCGATCCGCGCAGCTTCTGCATCCAGAAGACGCTGCAGGACATCGCGCATGATGGCAGCCTGGAGCACAACCTGATGTTCGCCGGGCATAATGCCTATCGCTTCAGCTCCGATCCCTTCTACTCGAACGGCTTCGTGCCGAGCGTGAAGCAGCTGGTGGATCGGATCATGACCGGGCGCTGACGCGCCGCCCTCTGGTGACAGGGGGCCGGGGCGGAATAGCGCGGCCGCCCTCAGTCCGGCAGCCGGCCGAACAGCCCATGTTCCAGCGAGGTGCGATAGACCCTGGCGGGAAAATCCTCGGCCAGGGCCGCCGCCCGCAGCGCCGCCACATCGGCGTCCATCAGCGGCGTCAGGGCCGGCAGGAATTGCGGCGTCGGCTGGATGGGTGCCGGCCGGCCGAGCAAGGCCTCGATCACCTCATCCGTCACGGGTGCCACGGCGCCGCAGGTCATCTCGAAGCCATCCAGGCGCATCAGCCGGCCCGCAAAGGCGCAGCCCTGCATCTCGTCACGCGCCAGCACCTGGTCCTGGATATGCAGCGGTGTGCCCCGCAGCAGATCCTCGGCCATGATGCCGCCCTCGGGATGCGCCCCGCCCACGCGGAAGATGGTGAAAGCCGCCCGCGAGAGGGCCGCCAGCACGCGCGCCTCATCGCTGCCCTCCGGGTAGTCGCCGGCCTTGGCCTCGCGGTCCAGCGCGCGGGTATGGCCGCCCACCGGGCCGAGGATGCCGAGATCGAGCACCAGGAGGAATTGCGCCTCATTGGTGAATTTCACTTCCTTGCCGCGCCAGAGACCCAGCGCGCGCGCCTGGCTGGCGGCCGAGGCCTGCGGGATTCGGCGGCTGGCGGCGGTGACCACGCGCTCCCGCGCGGCGCGATAGACCTCGTATGCGGTGGCGCTCACCTCAGATGCCCTGCGGGCCGTTGATGCCGAGCGAGGCAGCGGTGTCGAGAATGCCCTGCCAGGCATCGCGGGAAAGCGGCAGCCCCGTGATGCGCCGCTTGGCGCGGCGCTGCTTCTCGGGGTCTCCCGGGGCGAGGATCGGCGCCTCGGGATCGGCCGCGCGGCAGGATTTCACCCAGGAGATGTAGCCCTGCGCGGCCTGGTGGAAGGCAGCCTCATCGCCGAAATGCTGCGGCGAGAGATAGATGGACAGCATGCCGTTCGCGATCCGCGCACGCTCGGTGATGGGGCCGGAGCAGCCACCGCCCGTCAGGGCGCCGGCCAGCAATTCGCACATCAGCGCGAGGCCCGAGCCCTTGTGGTCGCCAAAGGCGCGGATCGCGCCGGTGCCGCCCGCCGCATTGCGCGGCCCGACCGGTGCGTAGTCGCCATAGAGGGTGTGCGGATCGCCCGACATCTGGCCTTCGGCCGTGATCAGTGCGTTCTCCGGCAGTGCCTTGCCGCCGTTGGAAGCGACCAGCACCTTGCCCTCCGCGACGAAGGAGGTGGCGAAGTCCAGGATGACGGGCCCCTGCGGCAGGGGGACGCCCACGCAGAAGGGCGCCGTGGAAAAGCGCCGCTCGGTGCCGCCAAAGGGCGCGACCAGGACCGAACCCGCGACATTGACGAAATGGATGGAAATCAGCCCCTGGGCCGTGGCCATTTCCGCGTAGTCGCCCGTGCGGCCGATATGCCCGGCATTGCGCAGCCCGACGATGCAGGCGCCATTCTGCAAGGCGCGCTCGATGCCAAGCTCGGTCGCCTGCTGCGCCACCGTCTGGCCGAAGCCGAATTTGCCGTCCAGCAGGACGAAGCTGCCGCCATCCGTGATGGTGTCCACCGTCTGCCCGGCCAGCACATAGCCCGCCTTCTGCCACTCCACATAGCGCGGCACGCGCACCACGCCGTGGCTGTCATGCCCGGACAGGTTGGCACCGACGAGGTGGTTGGAAATCCGCGCTGCTTCATGGGGTGTGCAGCCGGAGGCGGTGAAGATGCGGGTGACGAAGCCTTCCAGCTCCGCTTCGGGGATATAGACGTAATCCGGTTCGGCCATGGGGGTTCCCTCTCTGAGGATGAAACTGCCCGTGGCGGGCCGGCACGTCCAGGGGTGCCGCCGGACCCGTCGCCCCGCGCGACGCATCGCGGCAGATGCGCTTCGCGCGGCGTGGCCGCGGCATGCGGTGAGCCGCCAGCGGTTGCGGCTTCGGCGGAAAAATGGCTGTGGCGGCCTATTCCGCGCGAACACAACGGCCCGGGCTGCCGTCAGGAAGCACGGCCCAGCTGGTGGTCGGGCGCCTACCGCCCCTCATGCGCCAGGCGGAAGGGGCTGGCCGGATAGGTGCCGAGCACGCGCAGCTCGCGGGAGAAATAGCGCAGCTCCTCCAGCGCCCGGAACAGGTTCGGGTCATCCGGATGGCCGTCCACGTCGCAGAGGAACTGCGTTGCGGTGAAGGCGCCGTCGAGCATGTAGCTCTCCAGCTTGGTCATGTTCACGCCGTTGGTGGCAAAGCCGCCCAGCGCCTTGTAGAGCGCGGCCGGCATGTTGCGCACACGAAAGACGAAGGTGGTGACGGGATGCGGCACGTCGGGCACTGGCGGCAGCTTCCGCTCCCGCGACATCACGTAGAAGCGCGTGGTGTTGTGCAACGCGTCCTCGACATTCCGGCGCAGGATGTCCAGGCCATAGACCTCGGCGGCGAGGGCGCTGGCGATGGCCGCATCCTCCATCGTGCCGTCGCGCGCGATGATCTCGGCGGCACCCGCGGTGTCGGCCTGGATGACCGGCGTCAGCTCCAGCTCCTTGATGACCTTCAGCACCTGGCCCAGCGCCATGGGGTGGCTATGGGCGCGGCGCAGCCCCTCGATGGTCGCGCCTGGCCGGGCCAGCAGGCAATGCTCCACCCGCTCGAAATGCTCGCCGATCACGGAGAGGCCGGATTCGGGCAGCAGGCGATGGATATCGGGCACGCGCCCGGCCAGGCTGTTTTCGCAGGGCAGCATGGCGAGCGCGGCCCGGCCATCGCGCACGGCGGCCATCGCGGCTTCGAAGCTGGGGCAGGGGAGGGTGGTCCAGCCGGGATACGCGTGGCGGCAGGCCAGATCGGAATAGGCGCCAGGAACCCCCTGGAAGGCGATGATATTGGTCATGATTTTCCCAGGATATGGCGGGCGCGTTCCAGATCCTCGGGCGTGTCCACGCCAAAGGGCCCATGCTCGATCCGCGCGGCGCCGATGCGCATGCCGGCTTCCAGCGCCCGCAGTTGTTCCAGCCGCTCGCGCCGTTCCAGCGGCGATTCCGGCAGCTTCACGAAGCGGTCCAGCGCCGCGCGGCGATAGGCATAGACGCCGATATGGTGCCAGCGCGGACCCTCCCCCCAGGGGATCGGGTTGCGGCTGAAATAGAGCGCGGGCGCCACTTCCACCCCCTCCGGAAAGGCGCAGGCCGCCTTGACGAAGGAGGATGTCTGCGCCTCGGCCTCATCGGCGATGGGGCAGACCAGCGTGCCGATATCGGTGGCCTTGTCAGCGAGCGGCTTGAGGACGGACCAGAGCAGCCCGGGCTCCAGCGTCGGGAAATCGCCCTGCAGGTTCACCACGACATCATGCGCGCCAAAGGGATCCAGCTGGGCCAGGGCGCGGTGGATGCGGTCCGTCCCGCTCGGCACATCATCGGCCACAAGGACCGCGCGGCCCCCGGCCGCTTCCACGGCGGCGACGATCTCGGGCTCGCCCGCCGCAACGGCCACGGGGCCGATCCCGGCCTCCTTCGCGCGTTCCAGCACATGGATGATCATGGCGCGGCCGCCGATGTCGGCCAGCGGCTTGCCGGGCAGGCGTGTCGCCGCCATGCGGGCGGGGATGATGATGATGGGGTTCACGCAAAAATCCGAAGTTGCGGTCAAGGCCGGGGGTCAAACCAGGACAGGGACGGTTGATGCGGCGCAGCACCGCCTGTATTGAGAAGCACGAATAAGTCAGGGCAAGGCATTGCGCAAACGGCGCGAAAGCCGCCCATCCGTTGAGAAGGGTAAGCCCGGCATGAGCCTGGAGGTCAACAAGGCGTTCGCGGCGGTTCTCACCGCGGGCATTGCGTTCATGAGCGCTGGCGTGATCGGCGGCCT from Sediminicoccus sp. KRV36 encodes the following:
- the pnp gene encoding polyribonucleotide nucleotidyltransferase, which produces MFDNYFRKDISWGGQILTLETGKIARQADGAVMARLGDTIVLCTVVGARGVKPGQDFFPLTVNYQEKAFAAGKIPGGFFKREGRPSESETLICRLIDRPLRPLFPEGFRNEVQVIATVLSHDLENDPDIVALVGCSAALTLSGIPFFGPVGAARVGWIDGGYVLNPTAAQRKLSKLDLVVAGTAEGVLMVESEAQELSEDIMLGAVKFGHEQFQAVIQGIIALAEVAAKEPWDVAIEDPAKTPLKARIAELGTAAMAEAYKITEKLTRQKAVGAAKKTVMAALEAEGADLTAAKGMMKELEADVVRNAILDTGLRIDGRDTKTVRSILAEVGVLPRAHGSALFTRGETQALCVATLGTGQDEQIIDALAGEYRENFMLHYNFPPYSVNETGRMGSPGRREVGHGKLAWRAIHPVLPEKDKFPYTMRVVSEITESNGSSSMATVCGTSLALMDSGCPLIRPVAGIAMGLIKEDRGFAVLSDILGDEDHLGDMDFKVAGTEAGITALQMDIKITSITFDIMRTALDQAKDGRFHILGEMAKAITGARGEMAATAPRITVIQVPKDKIRDVIGTGGKVIREIVEQTGTKIDIEDDGTIKIASSNPEATQAAIDRIKGITAEAEIGAIYNGKVVKTAEFGAFVNFLGAKDGLVHISELANERVNRTSDIVKEGDAVKVKVIGFDDRGKVKLSMRVVDQATGADITEQVGERRPSPRGEGGEGGEERPRREGRGDRGPRRSYND
- a CDS encoding nitronate monooxygenase, with protein sequence MKAINSIRMGGVDVLPLVEGGKGVAVSNGLTAGAWAAAGGVGTFSAVNADSYDAEGRTIRQIYAGKTRRDRHEELVAYGIAGGIAQAREARDVGGKDARIHANILWEMGGAERVIRGVLEGAKGLVNGVTCGAGMPYRLAEIAKDFGVHYYPIVSSARAFSALWKRSYGKVSEWLGGVVYEDPWLAGGHNGLSNSEDPKKPEAPYERVRKLREQMRAFGLDATPIIMAGGVWWLEEWSDWIDNPELGPIAFQFGTRPLLTQESPISDAWKQRLIHLQSGDVLLQPFSPTGFYSSAVRNDFLRDLEARNERQVAYTTEPVGEHTAEFGVGPRKRLVWLTPGDRARAEAWTAAGYTEAMRTPDTTLIFVTPANAQEILADQVACMGCLSHCRFSNWTQIEPDYSTGKKADPRSFCIQKTLQDIAHDGSLEHNLMFAGHNAYRFSSDPFYSNGFVPSVKQLVDRIMTGR
- a CDS encoding 3-deoxy-manno-octulosonate cytidylyltransferase, with translation MNPIIIIPARMAATRLPGKPLADIGGRAMIIHVLERAKEAGIGPVAVAAGEPEIVAAVEAAGGRAVLVADDVPSGTDRIHRALAQLDPFGAHDVVVNLQGDFPTLEPGLLWSVLKPLADKATDIGTLVCPIADEAEAQTSSFVKAACAFPEGVEVAPALYFSRNPIPWGEGPRWHHIGVYAYRRAALDRFVKLPESPLERRERLEQLRALEAGMRIGAARIEHGPFGVDTPEDLERARHILGKS
- a CDS encoding malate/lactate/ureidoglycolate dehydrogenase, yielding MAEPDYVYIPEAELEGFVTRIFTASGCTPHEAARISNHLVGANLSGHDSHGVVRVPRYVEWQKAGYVLAGQTVDTITDGGSFVLLDGKFGFGQTVAQQATELGIERALQNGACIVGLRNAGHIGRTGDYAEMATAQGLISIHFVNVAGSVLVAPFGGTERRFSTAPFCVGVPLPQGPVILDFATSFVAEGKVLVASNGGKALPENALITAEGQMSGDPHTLYGDYAPVGPRNAAGGTGAIRAFGDHKGSGLALMCELLAGALTGGGCSGPITERARIANGMLSIYLSPQHFGDEAAFHQAAQGYISWVKSCRAADPEAPILAPGDPEKQRRAKRRITGLPLSRDAWQGILDTAASLGINGPQGI
- a CDS encoding prephenate dehydratase; its protein translation is MTNIIAFQGVPGAYSDLACRHAYPGWTTLPCPSFEAAMAAVRDGRAALAMLPCENSLAGRVPDIHRLLPESGLSVIGEHFERVEHCLLARPGATIEGLRRAHSHPMALGQVLKVIKELELTPVIQADTAGAAEIIARDGTMEDAAIASALAAEVYGLDILRRNVEDALHNTTRFYVMSRERKLPPVPDVPHPVTTFVFRVRNMPAALYKALGGFATNGVNMTKLESYMLDGAFTATQFLCDVDGHPDDPNLFRALEELRYFSRELRVLGTYPASPFRLAHEGR